The segment ACCTGTCACCAGCCTCTTCATGCTGCTCCTCCTTCTCCACGGCATTCATTCTATTCTGCCGTTTTTTTCTCTGCCCCCTCGCCCACGGCAAAGGCTACGGCGTAATCCTTCGTATTGGTAATCGATACATGGATTTCTTTTATGGAAAGCCTGTCCGCCAGCTCCCTGGCCCCTCCATAGAGCCTTACATACGGCTTTCCGAGGCTGTCCCTGAGCACCTCGATCTCCGCCGGTCCAAAGCTCCTGAACCCGGTGGCGAGCACCTTGGCCACTGCCTCCTTAACGGCAAAAGTGCCGGCTAACCGGGCATAATTTCCCCCGGCCTGCTGGCACTCTTCCTGCGTGTATACACGCGTCAGGAAGGCCTCCTTCTCACAGGCCCTCCTGATACGTCCTATTTCAATCATGTCTGTCCCAACACCTGCTATCATTTCCCGTCTTTCCCTCTCGCGAAATTCTTTTCCCTTTCCTTCTGATCCTGCATCCTGCATACACGGTAAGACAGGCGCATCAGGCTTTCTGACAGGTGAACATTTTCCACCACCACGTCATCGGGAACAGCCAGATCTGTGTGGGTAAAATTCCAGATTGCCTTAATTCCGGCTTTTACCAGGCGGTCGGCAATCTCAGCCGCCTTTGACTTCGGGATCGTAAGGACGGCAATCTGAACATCGTTATCTGCAATAAACTGCTCCAGATCCTCAATGCCGCGGATTTCCACTCCGCGCACCACCAGCCCCACCAGTCTCGGGTTCACATCAAACATTCCCTTAATCAGGAAACCACGGCGTTCAAAGTTGGTATAATTGGCAATCGCCTGTCCCAGATTTCCCGCTCCGATGATAATCAGGTTGTGCTGCCTGTCAATCCCAAGGATTCTGGCGATTTCTGAATAGAGATACTTTACATTATAGCCATACCCCTGCTGTCCGAATCCTCCGAAATTGTTAAGATCCTGACGAATCTGGGAGGCAGTTACCTTCATCCTCACGCTCAGCTCGTTTGAAGAAATCCGCTCCACTCCCTCTTCCAGCAATTCACCTAAATATCTGTAATACCTCGGCAGCCTTGAGATCACTGCCTTGGAAATCTGTTTCTGTTCCACGGCTTTTCTTCACCTTCCTTTTCTCAGACACGCCGCTTTTATTCCATATTCGTCATTTTCCAGAAAGCGGCATTATCTACTATTATATCATATGATAAATTATTGTCAAATAAAACAGGGGATTTTCGTGCTTTCTGCCGGAAATTTTTCTGCCGGCCTCTGTCTCTTTCCCCTCCAGCTTCTTGCAAAACTTTCCTTCTTATATTATACTTGTCACAGATTTTGCAGCCGCATACCGTATGCCTCTGCTGTCCCGGTCCTCTCTCTAGGAACACCTGGACGCCGGCCGCTTCCTGCGCTGTGAGACAGGCCCTCAGACTTTTTCGGGCAGGTTTCCTGAGGCATCCATCTGCGCTGCTTAACAGCAATACTATTTACTACATCAGGAGGCAGGACATGATTTTATCATGCAGCAATATCACAAAATCCTTCGGGACAGACTCTGTCTTAGAGCAGGTGTCCTTTCATATAGAGGAACGGGAAAAGGCCGCCATCGTTGGAATCAACGGCGCCGGAAAATCCACACTCTTAAAGATCATAATCGGGGAGCTTGCCCCGGACGACGGAACCGTGGTTGTGACAAAGGGAAAAACCCTGGGCTATCTGGCCCAGCATCAGGATCTGGACAGCAGCCGCACCATCTACGACGAACTTTTGGAGGTCAAGCGCCCTGTCATTGAGATGGAGGAGCGCATCCGGCAGCTGGAAATTGAGATGAAGCACTCAGCGGGTGAGGAGCTGGAAACACTCTACCAGACTTACAGCCGCCTGAGCCACGAGTTTGAGCTTGCAAACGGCTACGCCTGGAAAAGCGAGATTACCGGCGTTCTAAAAGGACTCGGCTTTGAGGAAGAAGAATTTTCAAAGTCTGTCTGTACCCTGTCCGGAGGCCAGAAAACCAGAGTTTCCCTTGGAAAGCTCCTTCTCTCGCGGCCCGACATCATCCTGCTGGACGAGCCCACCAA is part of the Clostridium sp. M62/1 genome and harbors:
- the acpS gene encoding holo-ACP synthase, which produces MIAGVGTDMIEIGRIRRACEKEAFLTRVYTQEECQQAGGNYARLAGTFAVKEAVAKVLATGFRSFGPAEIEVLRDSLGKPYVRLYGGARELADRLSIKEIHVSITNTKDYAVAFAVGEGAEKKTAE
- a CDS encoding redox-sensing transcriptional repressor Rex, translating into MEQKQISKAVISRLPRYYRYLGELLEEGVERISSNELSVRMKVTASQIRQDLNNFGGFGQQGYGYNVKYLYSEIARILGIDRQHNLIIIGAGNLGQAIANYTNFERRGFLIKGMFDVNPRLVGLVVRGVEIRGIEDLEQFIADNDVQIAVLTIPKSKAAEIADRLVKAGIKAIWNFTHTDLAVPDDVVVENVHLSESLMRLSYRVCRMQDQKEREKNFARGKDGK